The Podospora pseudocomata strain CBS 415.72m chromosome 3, whole genome shotgun sequence genome window below encodes:
- a CDS encoding hypothetical protein (COG:S; BUSCO:EOG09264I14; EggNog:ENOG503P226), whose protein sequence is MASQNPEVLAAQAAHTALLEQLDIHSIHKTFRNPHWRPNQRRNKNIKTILGDAQKKEASVIATPQDASGAATPKDQNDDGLSTSGTSTPASSGGNSLQPNLAQASRSLSKLVLEKSLNNNNNKQGNGNGNGATSSAPIPTYTNIEGAPSLAPQKRYCDVTGLPAPYIDPKTRLKYHNREVFGMIRSLPNGVGEQFLEARGAQTILK, encoded by the coding sequence ATGGCATCACAGAACCCCGAAGTGCTCGCCGCGCAAGCAGCCCACACAGCCCTCCTCGAGCAACTTGACATCCACTCCATCCACAAGACCTTCCGCAACCCACACTGGCGCCCCAACCAGCGCCGCAACAAGAACATCAAGACCATCCTCGGCGACGCCCAAAAGAAGGAAGCTTCCGTGATCGCTACCCCCCAAGACGCCAGCGGCGCCGCGACTCCAAAAGACCAAAACGACGACGGCCTCTCAACGAGTGGGACGTCTACACccgccagcagcggcggcaacagccttcaacccaacctcgcccaggCGTCGAGGAGCCTGTCGAAGCTGGTGCTGGAGAAGTCAttaaacaacaacaacaacaagcaaggCAATGGAAACGGCAACGGAGCCACGTCCTCTGCCCCAATCCCAACATACACCAACATCGAAGGCGCTCCTAGTCTAGCTCCACAGAAGCGGTACTGCGACGTCACTGGTCTACCAGCACCATACATTGACCCCAAGACGAGACTAAAGTATCACAACCGGGAGGTGTTTGGGATGATTCGATCTCTGCCCAATGGCGTAGGGGAGCAATTCTTGGAAGCCAGAGGGGCTCAGACGATACTGAAATAG
- the PFY1 gene encoding profilin, required for normal timing of actin polymerization in response to thermal stress (COG:Z; EggNog:ENOG503P5G2) — protein sequence MSWQAYVDSSLVGSGHIDKAAIVSAAGDSTWAATPGFTVSPSEITSIISILNETDKSNGPAATKAFAEGIHVGGERYVATRNEDRHVYGRQGRTGICIVKTKQAILVGHYGENAQAGNATQTVEALADYLIGLGY from the exons ATGTCCTGGCAAG cttATGTTGACTCGAG CCTCGTCGGCTCCGGCCACATCGACAAAGCCGCCATCGTCAGCGCCGCCGGCGACAGCACTTGGGCCGCGACCCCCGGCTTCACC GTCTCTCCCTCAGAAAtaacctccatcatctccattCTCAACGAAACCGACAAGTCCAACGgccccgccgccaccaaggccTTCGCCGAGGGCATCCACGTCGGCGGAGAGCGCTACGTTGCCACCCGCAACGAGGACCGTCACGTCTACGGCCGCCAGGGGAGGACGGGTATCTGCATCGTCAAGACCAAACAGGCCATCCTCGTCGGCCACTACGGCGAGAACGCCCAGGCCGGCAACGCCACCCAGACGGTCGAGGCGCTGGCTGATTACCTGATTGGTCTTGGTTATTAA
- a CDS encoding hypothetical protein (EggNog:ENOG503P5H4; COG:K) — MIPAGVPPPPEQVAVMSGPTAVIAPTAGMMDNGETADGRKKRELSQSKRAAQNRAAQRAFRQRKEGYIKKLEQQVAEFNQMEESVKAMQAENFQLREYIIHLQSRLLESQGNFPPPPENISLAHPSSVQGRAPEGGAAGAVQPPPGAAQGQQQPVPAPNPLEVAAQAVAGLSRTSEQGHRGGQQVNDPYAGLRAVAAMRGEGEDVSTTEEITRQLQGEGGQEGNLPGAAM, encoded by the exons ATGATCCCCGCCGGTGTGCCCCCTCCACCTGAACAAGTAGCCGTCATGTCTGGTCCTACTGCCGTCATTGCTCCAACAGCCGGCATGATGGACAATGGAGAGACGGCCGACGGAAGAAAAAAGCGTGAGCTTTCCCAGTCTAAACGCGCCGCCCAAAACAGAGCCGCACAG CGAGCATTCcgccaaagaaaagaaggctaCATCAAGAAGCTTGAGCAGCAGGTTGCGGAATTCAACCAGATGGAGGAGAGCGTCAAGGCGATGCAGGCCGAGAATTTTCAGCTGAGGGAGTACATCATCCACCTACAGTCGCGGTTGCTAGAGAGTCAAGGGAAtttcccgccgccgccggagAATATCAGTCTTGCTCATCCTAGCAGTGTTCAGGGGAGAGCTCctgagggtggtgctgcggGTGCGGTTCAACCGCCGCCGGGGGCTGCTCAaggtcagcagcagccggtgCCGGCGCCGAATCCCCTGGAGGTTGCCGCGCAGGCCGTTGCGGGGTTGAGTAGGACTAGTGAGCAGGGCCATAGAGGGGGGCAGCAAGTGAATGATCCGTACGCCGGGTTGAGGGCTgtggcggcgatgaggggggagggggaagatgtTAGCACTACGGAGGAGATTACGAGGCAGTtgcaaggggagggggggcaggaaGGGAACCTGCCTGGGGCTGCTATGTAG
- the DAD4 gene encoding DASH complex subunit dad4 (COG:S; EggNog:ENOG503P5Z2) codes for MESPHEHQQNLLLSRIITNVEKLNESILVMNKTLQDINIQNMNIELVAQMFKNYQSNVLFHLEATDNLKDPA; via the exons ATG GAAAGTCCACACGAGCATCAGCAGAACCTCCTGCTGTCGCGCATTATCACCAATGTT GAGAAACTGAACGAGTCCATTCTTGTCATGAACAAGACCCTTCAA GACATCAACATTCAGAACATGAACATTGAGCTGGTAGCCCAAATGTTCAAGAATTACCAGTCCAAtgtccttttccatctcGAGG CTACGGACAACTTGAAAGATCCGGCGTGA
- a CDS encoding hypothetical protein (EggNog:ENOG503P7BM), with the protein MLKAARRRATSTAQDAGVEVDGRETHGPTAPSTVQGPGSVSDPRDTTSTSSRQPSRPVVQNADIPPIAFPGGRNPYLDRPLPIPPRPKTPSNKTSTAVAAAVAVNTVPPVMPARPSTSSGPSSKAAAGSRPNFDKRQSRDDMALNMGSKGKGLQPYIIGVKGSGPFTPESSPGRMRAPSPAPNFSVPSRVMTPESFHSGEIPIGMALGSPTQVVGYAGSWNGSTQNIGYQAQVEANVQRSPSPPPVQKTSEPTVQRTKTQKRRLFGSLFGRKHAEPAKTMETAEANQSTVSITVTGPAEDNVPTRSKTVSGKKAPKHKPIVVRSNTLKETSSQQDLRRTEEQLNSLQPLPGSSPSKAPMLLDLEIPDVRLERYSIMFSGVLNPSGTTSPQSKSSLLERRQATLEKLKTIKDQEEEERIRPRRATSPQPMKSPGFTLFPQAMSSTNSLAPPPRKLQRSNTSPSVLPSPARANFFSTQEGSPEAAKKERKTVRIVSPRAMDEINRAAQVEKLREQQQAQLNPPRQPPPTTNPFYFGPNNSALILDSPASFATTSSLADEDYEPLSARAAVTAIPLRPAVPEPTWTMISPPSSTASSSDSSKQSAASSVTTSPSLDTLRPLEHKPKVPPVEEDDVALKAAVEISIARQISISRQQRNMLRPLGQGATMSSSAKSGAIRGRSATVGGGRVQVEILKRGTKLGVPMVVNGGENRRSELVEVVDP; encoded by the coding sequence ATGTTGAAAGCGGCTAGGCGCCGTGCCACCTCAACAGCCCAAGATGCAGGAGTTGAGGTCGACGGTCGAGAAACGCACGGTCCGACGGCCCCCTCCACAGTCCAAGGACCAGGATCTGTATCAGATCCGCGCGATACAACAAGCACCAGCTCCAGACAGCCCAGCCGTCCAGTTGTTCAAAATGCAGACATCCCCCCCATCGCGTTTCCCGGAGGGCGGAACCCCTATCTTGACCGTCCTCTCCCCATTCCTCCCCGGCCCAAAACACCCTCCAACAAAACATCTACGgccgttgctgctgccgtgGCGGTCAACACAGTCCCGCCTGTCATGCCAGCGAGGCCAAGCACCTCTTCAGGACCATCCAGCAAGGCGGCTGCTGGCTCAAGACCAAATTTTGACAAACGACAGTCCAGGGACGACATGGCTTTGAACATGGGctccaagggcaagggacTCCAGCCATATATCATTGGCGTCAAGGGATCTGGACCCTTTACACCCGAATCTAGTCCAGGCAGAATGAgagcaccatcaccggcaCCCAACTTTTCAGTTCCTTCTCGGGTCATGACGCCAGAGTCTTTTCACTCTGGGGAGATTCCCATCGGTATGGCTTTGGGTAGTCCCACACAGGTTGTCGGCTATGCTGGGAGTTGGAATGGCTCCACTCAGAACATAGGCTACCAAGCACAGGTCGAGGCAAACGTTCAGagatcaccatcaccgccgccagtACAGAAGACGTCAGAGCCCACGGTTCAAAGGACGAAGACTCAAAAGAGGAGGCTGTTCGGGTCGTTATTTGGGAGGAAGCATGCCGAGCCAGCAAAGACGATGGAGACCGCCGAAGCAAACCAAAGTACTGTGTCGATCACGGTTACTGGTCCTGCAGAAGACAATGTCccgacaagaagcaaaacagTTAGCGGCAAAAAGGCCCCGAAACACAAGCCTATCGTGGTTAGGTCCAACACTTTGAAGGAAACCTCATCCCAACAAGACCTGAGAAGGACAGAAGAGCAGTTGAACAGCTTACAGCCATTGCCGGGAAGCTCTCCCTCCAAAGCGCCCATGTTGCTAGACCTGGAGATCCCAGACGTCAGGTTAGAACGCTACAGCATCATGTTCAGCGGCGTCTTGAACCCCAGCGGCACGACATCACCACAGTCCAAATCCTCGTTGTTGGAAAGACGACAAGCGACGTTGGAAAAGCTGAAGACGATCAAGGaccaagaggaagaagaaaggaTACGACCTCGGCGTGCCACATCCCCGCAACCGATGAAATCTCCAGGattcaccctcttcccccagGCCATGTCCTCGACCAACTCGCtcgctcctccaccacggAAACTTCAGCGATCCAACACCTCGCCTTCGGTtctcccatcaccagccagaGCAAACTTTTTCAGCACCCAAGAAGGCTCACCAGAGGCGGCGAAAAAAGAGCGCAAAACAGTCAGGATCGTTTCGCCGCGAGCGATGGACGAGATCAACCGTGCGGCTCAAGTCGAAAAGCTCCGtgagcagcaacaagcccaGCTAAACCcaccccgccaacctccaccaacaacaaacccctTCTACTTTGGACCCAATAACTCggccctcatcctcgactCACCTGCCAGCTTcgccacaacctcctccctcgccgacGAGGATTACGAGCCGTTATCAGCCAGAGCAGCAGTAACTGCCATCCCGCTCCGCCCCGCAGTGCCAGAGCCAACATGGACGATGatttcccctccctcctccaccgcctcctcgtcaGATAGCTCGAAGCAGTCGGCTGCCTCGTCAGTAACCACCAGTCCCTCACTCGATACTTTACGGCCCTTGGAGCACAAGCCAAAAGTGCCGCcagtggaagaagacgacgtTGCTCTCAAGGCAGCAGTTGAAATTTCGATAGCGAGACAGATTAGTATCTCCCGACAACAGAGGAATATGCTCCGGCCGCTCGGGCAAGGGGCGACAATGTCGAGTTCTGCAAAGTCGGGGGCGATAAGGGGGAGGAGCGCGacggtgggaggggggagggttcaGGTGGAGATTTTGAAGAGGGGGACGAAACTTGGGGtgccgatggtggtgaaCGGGGGGGAGAATAGGAGGAGtgagttggtggaggttgttgatccttAG
- the GOT1 gene encoding Golgi Transport (EggNog:ENOG503P422; COG:P): protein MWLSDSQKVGVAFCSGGGFFLIGGVLLFFDRAMLAMGNILFLIGLTIIIGPAKTAVFFARRQKIQGTLAFFSGLTLIFLRWPLIGFLIELYGILILFGDFLGTILGFARNIPVVGPYVGMLVDRTGLGARRNAELPV from the exons atgtggtTATCAGACTCGCAGA AGGTCGGAGTGGCCTTCTGCTCAGGCGGCGGCTTCTTTCTCATAGGGGGTGtactcctcttcttcgacaGAGCCATGCTCGCAATGGGCAAT ATCCTCTTCCTGATCGGCCTAACAATCATCATCGGCCCTGCCAAAACAGCCGTATTTTTCGCCCGCCGACAGAAAATCCAAGGAACTCTCGCCTTCTTTTCCGGCCTGACGTTGATTTTCCTCCGGTGGCCTCTGATCGGTTTTCTTATCGAGCTGTACGGGATTTTGATCCTGTTTGGGGACTTTTTGGGGACGATTCTCGGGTTTGCGAGGAATATTCCCGTTGTTGGGCCGTATGTGGGCATGTTGGTTGACAGGACGGGCttgggggcgaggaggaatGCTGAGTTGCCTGTTTAG
- the NdufS1 gene encoding ndufs1 NADH-ubiquinone oxidoreductase subunit (COG:C; EggNog:ENOG503NW5Z) — protein sequence MLRQTLARSAWRTRARASLVANRTFSTTTVRPAEVELTIDGKKVSIEAGSALIQACEKAGVTVPRYCYHEKLMIAGNCRMCLVEVQNAPKPVASCAWPVQPGMVVKTNSPLTHKAREGVMEFLLANHPLDCPVCDQGGECDLQDQSMRYGADRGRFHEIGGKRAVEDKNIGPLIKTSMNRCIHCTRCIRFSNDIAGAPEMGSTGRGNDIQIGTYLEQNLDSEMSGNVIDLCPVGALTSKPYAFRARPWELKKTESIDVLDGLGSNIRVDSRGLEVMRILPRLNDDVNEEWINDKTRFACDGLKTQRLTIPLVRREGKFEPATWEQALTEISHAYQTLAPKENEFKVIAGALTEVESLVAMKDLANKLGSDNLALDIPGGSQPIAHGVDVRSNYLFNSKIWGIESADCVLLVGTNPRHEAAVLNARIRKQWLRSDLEIGVVGETWKSTFEFDHLGRDLEALKTALSGEFGKKLASAKRPMIVVGSGVTEHPDAKAFYEVVGSFVDKNAGNFQTEEWSGYNVLQRQASRAGAFEVGFVVPNEEVANTKPKFVWLLGADEFDAADVPKDAFIVYQGHHGDKGAEIADVVLPGAAYTEKAGTYVNTEGRTQMTRAATGLPGASRTDWKIIRAVSEFLGAPLPYDDVAQLRDRMVEISPALAAYDVVEPVALRELSKVQLVEQNKGAKVSGEPLRKVVENFYFTDVISRSSPTMARCSAAKETGDPRTNFMAPGMEEDRPMGQVEYGV from the exons ATGTTGAGGCAGACATTGGCTCGCTCGGCTTGGCGGACGCGGGCCAGAGCCAGCTTGGTCGCCAACAGGACGTTTTCTACGACGACGGTGAGGCCGGCTGAGGTTGAGCTTACCATTG ATGGGAAGAAGGTTTCGATTGAGG CTGGTTCCGCGCTCATTCAAGCTTGCGAGAAGGCGGGTGTGACCGTTCCCAG ATACTGCTACCATGA GAAACTCATGATCGCCGGTAACTGCCGCATGTGTCTCGTCGAAGTCCAGAACGCCCCCAAGCCCGTCGCCTCGTGCGCATGGCCCGTCCAGCCCGGCATGGTCGTCAAGACCAACTCGCCCCTCACACACAAGGCCCGCGAGGGTGTCATGGAGTTCTTGCtcgccaaccaccccctcgacTGCCCCGTCTGCGACCAGGGAGGCGAGTGCGATCTCCAGGATCAGTCGATGCGCTACGGCGCTGATCGTGGCCGGTTTCACGAGATTGGCGGCAAGCGCGCGGTCGAGGACAAAAACATTGGTCCTCTGATCAAGACGAGCATGAACAGGTGTATTCACTGCACGAGGTGCATCCGCTTCTCCAACGACATTGCTGGTGCCCCCGAGATGGGCTCGACTGGTCGTGGCAACGATATTCAGATTGGCACTTACCTCGAGCAGAACTTGGACTCGGAGATGTCGGGTAACGTTATTGATTTGTGCCCTGTCGGTGCGCTGACTTCGAAGCCGTACGCCTTCCGGGCGCGTCCTTgggagctgaagaagaccGAGTCGATTGATgtgttggatgggttgggatCCAACATCAGGGTTGACTCGAGGGGTTTGGAGGTCATGCGCATCTTGCCTCGTTTGAACGACGATGTGAACGAGGAGTGGATCAACGACAAGACTCGCTTTGCTTGCGACGGTCTCAAGACGCAGAGGTTGACGATTCCTCTGGTGCGCAGGGAGGGCAAGTTTGAGCCGGCTACTTGGGAGCAGGCTCTTACCGAGATTTCGCATGCTTACCAGACGCTGGCTCCCAAGGAGAACGAGTTCAAGGTTATTGCTGGCGCTCTGACCGAGGTTGAGTCTTTGGTCGCCATGAAGGATCTTGCCAACAAGCTTGGTTCGGATAACCTCGCTCTCGACATTCCCGGCGGCAGCCAGCCTATTGCTCACGGTGTTGATGTCCGGTCCAATTACCTCTTCAACTCCAAGATCTGGGGCATCGAGTCTGCCGACTGCGTTCTTCTCGTTGGCACCAACCCCAGACATGAGGCTGCGGTCTTGAACGCCCGCATCAGGAAGCAATGGCTCCGCTCTGATCTTgagattggtgttgttggcgagaCGTGGAAGTCTACCTTTGAGTTTGACCACCTCGGCCGGGACCTTGAGGCCCTCAAGACTGCTCTCAGTGGCGAGTTTGGCAAGAAGCTCGCTTCCGCCAAGCGGCCCATGATTGTTGTTGGCTCTGGTGTCACGGAGCACCCCGACGCCAAGGCCTTTTACGAGGTCGTCGGCAGCTTCGTCGACAAGAACGCCGGCAACTTCCAGACCGAGGAGTGGAGCGGCTACAACGTCCTCCAGCGCCAGGCTTCCCGCGCGGGCGCCTTTGAGGTCGGCTTCGTCGTCCCCAACGAGGAGGtggccaacaccaagcccaagTTTGTCTGGCTTTTGGGTGCCGACGAGTTTGACGCGGCCGACGTCCCCAAGGACGCGTTCATTGTTTACCAGGGCCATCATGGTGACAAGGGCGCCGAGATTGCGGACGTTGTCCTGCCCGGTGCGGCGTACACGGAGAAGGCGGGCACCTATGTCAACACGGAGGGCCGCACGCAGATGACGAGGGCCGCGACGGGCCTGCCGGGCGCCAGCAGGACGGACTGGAAGATCATCCGGGCGGTGAGCGAGTTCCTTGGGGCGCCGCTGCCGTATGATGACGTGGCTCAGCTGAGGGACAGGATGGTGGAGATTTCTCCTGCGCTGGCGGCGTACGATGTTGTCGAGCCGGTTGCGCTGAGGGAGCTGAGCAAGGTGCAGCTTGTGGAGCAGAACAAGGGGGCGAAGGTTAGTGGGGAGCCAttgaggaaggtggtggagaattTTTATTTTACGGATGTGATTTCTAGaag ctccccgacgATGGCGCGCTGCTCGGCGGCGAAGGAGACGGGTGATCCCAGGACGAACTTTATGGCTCCGGGcatggaggaggataggCCGATGGGACAGGTTGAGTATGGTGTATAG
- the ARP5 gene encoding Actin-related protein 5 (COG:Z; BUSCO:EOG09260QNB; EggNog:ENOG503NVG1): MTFCKCLQQPHGASPNSNCISTVRRASLTAPGSGKLEADGGVAHWTYNFHLALWQSNNISFISNQFSKYVIIRSRIIPKSPREFLPNSSTSSPETLRCALPYTCHLRLAAMAPSAMEGVVSTRDAWMTLPPPTLHPVKEARFEKYLEPQTDGRKRALALPQGQAAIVIDNGSYNVRAGWSFEDKPRLSIPPIMSKYRDRKLAKTFSFAGQDCYADTTARGHIRNAFEAGTGIVSNWDVMEHVLDHIFIKLGMNGVEGGIDMPIVMTEAVANFPYSRKSMAEIIFECYQAPSLVTGIDSLFSYRHNKGDTGLVVSSSYSSTHLIPIYNQKPMLAQATRLNWGGWHEAEYLLKLIKLKYHTGFPGKLNASQAEQMVRDFCYISLDYDKELSGYLEWTGLEDRERIVQYPYTEEVIIQKSEEELARIAERKKESGRRLQEQAAKMRLERLMKKEEELEYYKDVQRRLVDQTKKETKRILDDAEVKDEAQLEKIIKELEKTIKKQRTKDLGEPEEEQEAPDFSLLDVPDDQLDEAGIKQKRQQRLLKSNHDARARARAEKEAEKARIAEEARLDEERRTNDLEAWLEDKRQARLAKLAQIKERDRLKADLGNRKSLASQIRMKNIANLASDTPTGGSRKRRRGGDDDDFGADDADWGVYRSVAIGANKGDSDDDEEGEEDLEAAVRALEADLLEYDKDFTYENTLEAQNDWSKSLLHAFRYGPRPFDPSNPAETHRLHLNVERIRVPEVIFQPSAIAGVDQAGIVEIAGDILNQRLMGVGGEEYRDEFLRDVFFTGGNTLFENFDERLRRGLMGLLPAGSELRVRRAGDAVLDAWRGAAGWAGTGECRRARVTRQEYEEKGGEYMKEHDLGNAFAG, encoded by the exons ATGACTTTCTGTAAGTGCCTACAACAACCGCACGGTGCATCTCCAAATTCCAACTGTATCAGCACGGTGCGGCGCGCATCCCTGACAGCTCCCGGCAGCGGCAAGCTCGAGGCGGATGGCGGCGTTGCGCACTGGACTTACAACTTCCATCTTGCTCTTTGGCAAAGCAATAATATCTCTTTTATTAGCAACCAGTTTTCCAAGTACGTTATCATCCGGTCCAGAATCATACCAAAATCCCCTCGAGAATTTCTACCAAActcgtcaacatcatcaccagaaaCCTTACGTTGCGCGCTTCCGTACACCTGCCATCTGCGACTCGCAGCAATGGCGCCCTCGGCAATGGAAGGGGTTGTCAGCACACGAGATGCCTGGATGAccctcccaccaccgacaTTGCACCCGGTCAAGGAAGCCAGATTCGAGAAATACCTAGAGCCACAAACAGACGGCCGCAAGCGCGCCCTAGCCTTGCCTCAAGGGCAGGCCGCGATTGTCATTGATAATG GCTCCTACAATGTCCGCGCAGGCTGGTCCTTCGAGGACAAACCCCGATTGTCCATCCCCCCGATCATGTCCAAGTACCGAGATCGCAAGTTAGCCAAGACCTTTTCGTTCGCCGGCCAGGACTGCTATGCCGACACCACTGCGAGGGGACATATCCGCAATGCGTTCGAGGCCGGGACTGGCATCGTAAGCAACTGGGATGTGATGGAGCATGTTTTGGACCACATCTTCATCAAGCTTGGCATGAATGGGGTGGAGGGCGGGATTGATATGCCTATTGTTATGACGGAAGCTGTCGCCAACTTTCCATACTCGAGGAAAT CCATGGCTGAAATCATCTTTGAGTGCTACCAAGCACCAAGTCTCGTCACTGGCATCGACTCTCTCTTCTCATACCGCCACAACAAGGGCGACACAGGCCTCGTCGTATCCTCATCATACAGCTCAACCCATCTCATTCCTATCTACAACCAAAAACCCATGCTAGCTCAAGCTACGAGGTTGAACTGGGGCGGCTGGCACGAGGCGGAATACCTtctcaagctcatcaagctgAAGTACCACACCGGTTTCCCCGGGAAGCTGAACGCCTCCCAGGCTGAGCAAATGGTGCGGGACTTTTGCTACATATCTCTAGACTACGACAAGGAACTCTCGGGGTACCTAGAATGGACCGGCCTGGAGGACAGAGAACGCATTGTGCAATATCCTTACACCGAAGAGGTCATTATTCAGAaatcggaagaggaactTGCACGGATCGCTGAGCGCAAGAAGGAAAGCGGCCGCAGACTACAGGAGCAAGCCGCCAAGATGCGCCTCGAGCGGctgatgaagaaggaagaggagctggaaTACTACAAGGATGTTCAGAGGCGGCTGGTTGACCAGACCAAGAAGGAGACGAAGCGAATCCTCGATGATGCTGAAGTCAAGGACGAGGCACAGCTCGAGAAGATtatcaaggagctggaaaagacaATCAAGAAGCAGCGGACAAAGGACCTGGGTGAAccagaggaggagcaggaagcCCCTGATTTTAGCCTCCTAGACGTGCCGGATGACCAGCTCGACGAGGCGGGGATCAAGCAAAAGAGGCAGCAACGGCTGCTGAAGTCCAACCACGatgcgagggcgagggccagggcggagaaggaagcTGAAAAGGCGAGGATAGCAGAGGAGGCGAGAttggacgaggagaggagaacGAATGATCTCGAGGCGTGGCTGGAAGACAAGAGGcaggcgaggttggcgaaGCTGGCGCAGATCAAGGAACGGGATCGGCTGAAGGCTGATTTGGGCAATCGCAAGTCGCTCGCCAGCCAAATACGCATGAAAAACATTGCCAACCTGGCCTCGGACACACCTACGGGCGGGAGCCGCAAGCGGAGGCGcggaggggatgatgatgactttgGGGCGGATGATGCTGACTGGGGTGTTTACCGGTCGGTGGCCATCGGCGCCAACAAGGGGGActctgacgacgacgaggagggggaagaagattTGGAAGCTGCGGTGAGGGCGCTGGAGGCGGACTTGCTGGAGTATGACAAGGATTTTACTTATGAGAACACGCTTGAGGCGCAGAACGACTGGTCCAAGAGTCTGCTGCATGCGTTCCGGTATGGGCCGAGACCGTTTGATCCTTCTAATCCGGCCGAGACGCACAGGCTGCATCTTAATGTGGAACGGATAAGGGTGCCGGAGGTGATTTTTCAGCCGAGCGCGATCGCGGGGGTTGATCAAGCGGGCATTGTGGAGATTGCGGGGGATATTTTGAATCAGAggctgatgggggtgggaggggaggagtatAGGGATGAGTTTCTGAGGGATGTTTTCTTTACGGGGGGGAATACGTTGTTTGAGAACTTTGAcgagaggttgaggaggggattgatggggttgttgcctGCGGGGAGTGAGTTGAGGGTTaggagggcgggggatgCGGTGCTGGATgcttggaggggggcggcgggGTGGGCTGGGACGGGGGAGTgcaggagggcgagggtgacgaGGCAGGAGtatgaggagaaggggggggagtatATGAAG GAGCATGATTTGGGGAATGCCTTTGCTGGGTAG